One window of the Salvia miltiorrhiza cultivar Shanhuang (shh) chromosome 6, IMPLAD_Smil_shh, whole genome shotgun sequence genome contains the following:
- the LOC130989828 gene encoding uncharacterized protein LOC130989828 isoform X1: MDAAVAKVMGMTWYRGQFSQLQNRAFRSCQPRICLKCPSVQADRSKCSSMRAGISCTLKLKSVYPLQSCARVPSSFSTSRAMTPFGCELSNSGMPTNVSFYGLVGRPWPTCYASSSISRSYSQIAKASTRNRIITMEGGSSGKNSPVNTFNKRRKSPKAFAAQKGNAASKEELAVSSSSGKSAAVEYDDPSSLKDQIVKDKKNSIVDNGGREKLKRSRKNKTQSQSSSVSASTEAAEMPDSSTNISGAKEIGKSKSKSKQSHVSPEVQSNLTVAEVVDGVDTTKTVQKKVKRNSARNKKPSSPSPTSCLITKTKSQGGKAWPQLYPPISKSVVVVESVTKAKVIQGYLGEMYEVLPSYGHVRDLAARSGSVRPDDDFSMVWEVPSPAWSHLKSIKVALSGAKNLILASDPDREGEAIAWHLIEMLQQQDALREDVSIARVVFNEITESSIKSSLQAPREIDADLVHAYLARRALDYLIGFNVSPLLWRKLPGCQSAGRVQSAALALICDREKEIDDFKSTEYWTIDAHFQKNNPYSANNATVTSHLTHLDYKRLNQLSISSNVEAKSIEEKINLSKFEVIGSKTSKTRRNPPMPYITSTIQQDAANKLNFAASYTMKVAQKLYEGVELSDGKATGLITYMRTDGLHLSDEAAKSIQNFVVEKYGPNFATKSTRKYFKKVKNAQEAHEAIRPTDIRRVPSSLAGVLDEDSLKLYTLIWCRTMACQMEPAIIEQLQCDIGNADQSIVFRSACSRVEFLGYQAAYEDAETIRVRHSDDDGGHRNDVFEVLSKLKYGQPLCLTSVELDQHHTQPPPRYSEGSLVKKLEELGIGRPSTYATTIKVLKDRKYITMKSRTLIPEFRGRMVSAFLSHYFSEVTDYSFTADMEAELDNVSGGITEWKGLLKDYWTRFSKYCESASGLHIHQVEKMLEKTFGDFLFSSLRDGNRTCPSCLAGTLVFKVSRFGAGYFIGCDQHPKCKYIAQTLYGEENDDDTQDPQKRNVEEPKVLGLHPGSGEKILLKCGPYGHYVQLGEDRKGHPPKRASLAQIKDVASITLDIAVDLLQYPVTLGNHPDDSQPVILKLAKGGFSIRHRRTIAPVPKNLKPSEITLEKGLELLNGKDVRRCGRPKGAKNAAPAEAM, encoded by the exons ATGGATGCAGCAGTAGCGAAGGTTATGGGCATGACATGGTATCGTGGTCAATTTTCCCAG TTGCAGAACCGGGCATTTAGAAGTTGCCAACCTCGAATCTGTTTAAAGTGTCCATCTGTACAGGCTGACAGATCCAAATGTTCTTCCATGAGAGCTGGGATATCATGTACTCTGAAATTAAAGTCAGTATATCCACTACAAAGTTGTGCTAGGGTTCCATCCTCTTTCTCTACCTCTAGAGCCATGACACCTTTTGGATGTGAGCTTTCCAACTCTGGGATGCCCACAAATGTTTCCTTTTATGGGTTAGTAGGTAGACCATGGCCGACTTGTTATGCTAGTAGTAGCATCAGCAGGTCATATTCCCAAATAGCAAAGGCGAGTACACGGAATCGTATTATTACAATGGAAGGAGGGAGCAGTGGGAAGAATAGTCCAGTCAATACATTTAATAAGCGTCGAAAGTCGCCAAAGGCTTTTGCTGCTCAGAAAGGAAATGCAGCCTCTAAGGAGGAATTGGCTGTCAGCAGTTCTAGTGGCAAATCAGCAGCTGTGGAATATGATGACCCCTCCTCTTTAAAGGACCAAATTGTAAAGGATAAAAAGAACTCTATAGTTGACAACGGTGGCAGAGAAAAACTGAAGCGGTCAAGAAAGAATAAAACACAAAGTCAATCATCAAGTGTTAGTGCATCTACTGAAGCTGCAGAGATGCCAGATAGCTCCACAAACATATCTGGAGCCAAGGAGATTGGAAAAAGCAAAAGCAAAAGCAAACAGTCTCACGTATCCCCAGAG GTACAGTCTAATCTGACGGTAGCAGAAGTGGTTGATGGCGTTGATACAACCAAGACCGTTCAAAAGAAAGTGAAGAGGAACTCTGCTAGAAATAAGAAACCTAGTTCACCTTCCCCAACTTCTTGTCTGATCactaaaacaaagtctcaaggCGGAAAGGCTTGGCCTCAGTTATATCCACCTATTAGTAAATCTGTTGTAGTGGTCGAGTCAGTCACGAAGGCAAAAGTTATTCAAGGGTACCTTGGTGAAATGTATGAAGTCCTCCCTAGTTATGGCCATGTAAGGGATTTGGCTGCAAGATCAGGATCAGTACGACCTGATGATGACTTCAGTATGGTGTGGGAAGTGCCATCTCCCGCCTGGTCTCATCTTAAGAGTATTAAGGTTGCATTAAGTGG AGCAAAAAACCTTATTCTTGCCTCAGACCCTGATCGTGAGGGAGAGGCTATTGCCTGGCACCTAATTGAGATGTTGCAGCAACAGGATGCACTTCGTGAAGATGTCAGCATTGCTAGGGTTGTTTTCAATGAAATAACTGAATCATCCATCAAAAGTTCTCTCCAAGCTCCACGGGAGATAGATGCTGATTTGGTGCATGCTTATCTTGCCCGGCGTGCTCTTGATTACTTGATTGGCTTCAATGTTTCTCCTCTACTTTGGAGGAAACTACCTGGTTGCCAGTCTGCTGGACGTGTCCAGTCTGCTGCTTTAGCTCTCATATGTGATCGGGAAAAGGAGATAGATGACTTTAAATCCACAGAGTACTGGACTATTGATGCTCACTTCCAGAAAAACAATCCGTACTCAGCCAACAATGCCACTGTCACTTCACATCTAACACATTTGGATTACAAAAGGCTGAATCAGTTGTCAATCAGCTCCAATGTGGAGGCAAAAAGTATTGAAGAGAAGATAAATCTATCCAAGTTTGAAGTGATTGGCTCTAAAACCAGCAAAACCCGGAGAAATCCACCCATGCCCTATATAACATCAACAATCCAGCAAGATGCAGCAAACAAATTGAACTTTGCAGCTTCATATACCATGAAAGTTGCACAAAAGCTTTATGAGGGAGTTGAATTATCAGATGGCAAGGCTACAGGACTGATAACTTACATGAGAACTGATGGCTTACACTTGTCCGATGAAGCTGCAAAGAGCATTCAAAACTTTGTTGTTGAAAAATATGGACCGAATTTTGCTACAAAGTCTACTCGCAAGTATTTCAAGAAGGTAAAAAATGCTCAGGAAGCCCATGAAGCTATTAGACCCACCGATATCCGCAGAGTACCATCAAGCCTTGCTGGGGTCCTTGATGAAGACTCCCTGAAGTTATATACTCTTATATGGTGTCGGACAATGGCATGCCAAATGGAACCTGCCATCATTGAGCAGTTACAATGTGATATTGGAAATGCCGATCAATCCATTGTTTTTCGTTCTGCATGCTCAAGGGTTGAATTTCTTGGATATCAGGCTGCTTATGAGGATGCTGAAACCATCAGAGTTAGACATAGTGACGATGATGGTGGCCACCGTAATGATGTATTTGAGGTATTGAGTAAATTGAAATATGGCCAGCCATTGTGCTTGACTAGCGTAGAACTTGATCAACACCATACACAGCCTCCACCCCGCTACTCTGAGGGGTCATTAGTAAAAAAGCTGGAGGAACTTGGTATTGGAAGACCTTCTACATATGCAACCACTATTAAGGTGCTAAaagatagaaaatatataacaaTGAAAAGCAGGACATTGATTCCTGAATTTCGTGGTCGCATGGTGTCAGCATTTCTATCGCATTATTTTTCGGAGGTAACAGATTACAGTTTTACTGCTGATATGGAGGCTGAACTTGATAATGTATCTGGTGGAATAACTGAATGGAAAGGCCTTCTGAAAGATTATTGGACTAGATTTAGCAAGTACTGTGAGAGTGCTAGTGGTCTCCACATCCATCAGGTtgagaaaatgttggaaaaaaCATTTGGTGATTTCTTATTTTCTTCTCTTCGTGATGGAAATAGGACTTGCCCAAGCTGTCTGGCAGGGACATTGGTCTTCAAAGTTAGCAGGTTTGGTGCAGGATACTTTATTGGTTGTGATCAACACCCAAAATGCAA GTATATTGCTCAAACGCTCTATGGTGAAGAAAATGATGATGACACTCAGGACCCACAAAAGAGAAACGTGGAGGAGCCAAAGGTGCTTGGCTTACATCCAGGATCCGGAGAGAAG ATTCTGTTGAAGTGTGGTCCATATGGACACTATGTGCAGCTTGGTGAAGACAGGAAAGGGCACCCACCCAAGCGAGCGTCACTGGCTCAA ATAAAGGATGTTGCCTCCATCACATTGGATATTGCCGTAGACTTGCTGCAGTATCCAGTGACCTTG GGAAACCACCCAGATGATAGCCAACCCGTGATTCTGAAGCTTGCAAAGGGTGGATTTTCCATTAGACACAGACGCACGATTGCTCCCGTCCCCAAG AATCTGAAACCGAGTGAGATAACCTTAGAGAAAGGTTTGGAACTACTAAATGGTAAAGACGTAAGGAGGTGCGGACGACCGAAGGGAGCAAAGAACGCTGCACCGGCTGAGGCTATGTAA